From Providencia sp. R33, a single genomic window includes:
- a CDS encoding DgaE family pyridoxal phosphate-dependent ammonia lyase, with amino-acid sequence MQSIYEKYQLKHVINASGRMTILGVSTPTPEVVERVAYGLNNYFEIKDLVNKTGEYIANLLNVEAAVVVSCASAGIAQAVAGVIVQDDDDLLLNLHSSEKVVPREIILPKGHNVNFGAPVDTMVSLGGGKVIEAGFANECSAAQLAAKITPNTAAILYIKSHHTVQKSMLTVEQAAKVAHDHQLPLIVDAAAEEELTAYYQAGGDIVIYSGAKAIEGPTSGLVVGKKQYVEWVKRQSQGIGRAMKVGKEGILGLTLAIEQYLTAQKETGAEMVTRMTKFISDLNAIKGISAQVVWDAAGRDIARTEISFDEKVIGKTTYQIMADLKQGDTAIYFREYKANEGKVEADIRSVSTEQLDVISKNIRLLVEGI; translated from the coding sequence ATGCAATCGATTTATGAGAAGTATCAGTTAAAACACGTTATCAACGCATCTGGCCGCATGACCATACTCGGCGTATCCACACCAACGCCTGAAGTTGTTGAACGTGTCGCTTACGGGCTTAACAATTATTTTGAAATTAAAGATTTAGTTAACAAAACAGGTGAGTACATTGCCAATCTGTTGAATGTTGAGGCCGCTGTCGTGGTGTCTTGCGCTTCAGCAGGGATCGCTCAAGCGGTTGCGGGTGTGATTGTGCAGGACGATGATGATTTATTGCTGAACCTGCATTCATCGGAAAAAGTTGTTCCCCGTGAAATTATTTTACCAAAAGGGCATAACGTTAACTTTGGAGCGCCTGTCGACACTATGGTGTCTTTAGGGGGCGGAAAGGTGATTGAAGCTGGCTTTGCAAACGAATGCAGCGCGGCGCAATTAGCCGCTAAAATCACTCCAAATACAGCAGCAATTTTATACATCAAGTCACACCATACTGTGCAAAAAAGTATGTTAACCGTCGAACAAGCGGCCAAAGTGGCACATGACCACCAGCTACCATTGATTGTTGATGCTGCCGCAGAAGAAGAGTTAACCGCGTATTACCAAGCGGGTGGCGATATTGTGATTTACAGTGGTGCAAAGGCCATTGAAGGGCCAACCAGTGGCTTAGTTGTTGGTAAAAAGCAGTATGTTGAGTGGGTAAAACGCCAAAGCCAAGGTATTGGCCGTGCAATGAAAGTCGGCAAAGAAGGCATTTTGGGATTAACCCTTGCTATCGAACAATACTTAACTGCGCAAAAAGAAACAGGTGCAGAAATGGTCACGCGCATGACGAAGTTTATCAGTGACCTCAATGCTATTAAGGGCATTTCAGCCCAAGTCGTCTGGGACGCTGCAGGCCGTGACATCGCCCGTACCGAAATCAGCTTCGATGAGAAAGTGATTGGCAAAACAACCTACCAAATTATGGCTGACTTAAAACAAGGCGATACCGCCATTTACTTCCGTGAATATAAAGCCAACGAAGGGAAGGTCGAGGCGGATATCCGCAGCGTCAGTACAGAACAACTTGATGTTATTTCAAAGAATATTCGTTTGTTAGTAGAAGGAATTTAA
- the dagF gene encoding 2-dehydro-3-deoxy-phosphogluconate aldolase, which yields MKLSPNFYRDRVCLNVLAGSHKNAKDIYAAAETFVVVGVLSKNYPDLESAIADMRIYAKETDNALSVGLGAGDPNQSTMVSLISKEIQPQHVNQVFTGAPISRALLGQNETFVNALISPTGTIGMVKISTGPLSSQSPDGIVPIETAIMMLKDMGADSVKFFNMKGLTYIEEYKAIAKACAEFDFSLEPTGGIDLDNFAEILQIALDAGVKKIIPHIYSSIIDKDTGNTRPEDVRQLLQMVKQAVN from the coding sequence ATGAAATTGTCACCGAATTTTTACCGTGACCGTGTTTGTTTAAATGTGTTGGCAGGTAGCCACAAAAATGCCAAAGATATTTATGCCGCCGCAGAAACCTTTGTTGTTGTCGGTGTGTTATCGAAAAACTACCCTGACTTAGAAAGCGCTATCGCCGATATGCGCATTTATGCCAAAGAAACAGACAATGCATTATCTGTGGGTTTGGGTGCAGGTGACCCGAATCAATCCACAATGGTCTCCTTGATCTCAAAAGAAATTCAGCCGCAGCACGTCAACCAAGTGTTTACGGGAGCACCAATCAGCCGTGCTTTACTCGGTCAAAATGAAACGTTTGTGAATGCACTGATTTCCCCAACCGGCACAATTGGAATGGTCAAAATTTCCACAGGCCCACTAAGCTCCCAATCCCCTGACGGTATCGTTCCTATCGAAACTGCAATTATGATGCTAAAAGATATGGGTGCAGATTCAGTTAAATTCTTTAATATGAAAGGATTAACCTATATTGAAGAATATAAAGCCATCGCCAAAGCCTGTGCAGAATTTGATTTTTCTTTAGAGCCGACTGGGGGGATTGATTTAGATAATTTTGCCGAAATTCTGCAAATAGCCCTCGATGCAGGCGTGAAGAAAATCATTCCTCATATTTATAGTTCGATTATTGATAAAGATACGGGTAATACGCGCCCAGAAGATGTACGTCAATTATTGCAGATGGTTAAGCAAGCGGTTAATTGA